CGGGCGCGATCGACCAACCCCTTCCAATTGCGCGAGAGCGAGTAAATATCGATTTGGTCGGCATTTTGCAGTACCGGCGTAATCAAACCGCCATCCGGCATCGCCACCGCCACGGAGATATTCACATTACTGCGATATTGAATATTGCCATCCACATAAGACGCATTCACAATCCGATGCTTCGCCAGCACCATCGCTACCGCTTTCGCCAGCAGCGCCGTCATGGTCACGCCCTTCGACTTAATTTTGCCGTACAGTTTATCCAACTCATCCGTCGCAATCGTGTAGCCGACGCGGAACACCGGAACCGTTAAACTAGCTTCCATATTCCGCGCCACTGCTTTTTGCAGCGTATTCATGGCTACCGCTTCCCCACTCGGGGCGGCAACAGCAGCAGGGGCGGGAGCCGGTTTAGCCGCCGGAGCCGGAGCAGCCGCAGCAGGGGCGGCAACAGCAACAGAAGGAGTAGGAGCTTTACCAACGGATTTTTCCACATCCGCTGCTACAATGCGTCCGTGAGGGCCGCTGCCTTGTAGCGTTTGCAGATCGACTTTTAATTCTTTAGCAAGTTTGCGCGCGCGCGGAGAAGCAACAATGCGTCCGTTGCTGTTACTCGTTGCAGGAGCGGCTGCCGGTTGTTCCGGTGCGGCGGGGGCAGTAGCTTGAGGTTTCTCTTCCGCTTTCGGCGCGGCTTGTCCGCCTTGCATCGAACCAGCTTGCTGCTTCGCTGCTTCGATTTCAGCTTCCGTCTCCGCAAGTAGGGCAATCGTCGAACCGACTGCCGCTTCATCGCCCGCCGGGACGATAATGGAGGCGAGATAGCCTTCGTAGAAGGATTCGACATCCATATCTGCCTTATCGGACTCAACCACAACCACCGTTTCGCCCTTTTCCACCTTATCTCCCGGCGACTTCACCCAGGAGACGATTTTTCCTTCGGTCATGGTGGAACTGAGAGCGGGCATGAAAATATCGTGAATCATGGGCAGTCTACCGATGTTTAGAAGCAGTGTTGAGCTATAGCATTTTAATTCAGCACGGTCGTGCCGAACAAGACCGTATTGAGTCAATCGAACCAGAACCTTCGATTTTCCGGTTACTTTTTCAACAGATTCGCGCACAAAATTCCTGAAGCTGCCACCGCCGGAACGCCAATTCCCGGAAGCGTGCTATCGCCGACGCGATACAATCCGGTAATAGGAGTGTGGCAGTTGGGAAACATCCCTTCCCCCGCTGCAATTCCAGGGCCGTAAGTCCCTTGGTAGCGTCGTAAGTAGCGGGCATGGGTGAGGGGAGTGCCGATTAACTCTAGCACGGCGCGATCGCGGATATCGGGAATGACGCGCTCTAAAGCTTGATAAAGGGGCTGGGCGCGCTCCATTTTGCGCGTTTCGTACTCCCCATCGCGCTGCCACCCAGCAAAGGGTTCTAGGGTGTAAGCATGAACGACGTGATGCCCGGACGGGGCAAGGTTGGCATCCCACACAGAGGGAATGGAAATCATGCAAGTATTGCCCGGTTCGGCGATGTCGCGCTTTGAGTCGCGCACGACAACATGATGTCCCGTCAACCCTTCCAATCCTTCCGCCCGAAAACCGAGATGGAGGTGCATGAA
The genomic region above belongs to Oscillatoria sp. FACHB-1406 and contains:
- a CDS encoding dihydrolipoamide acetyltransferase family protein, with the translated sequence MIHDIFMPALSSTMTEGKIVSWVKSPGDKVEKGETVVVVESDKADMDVESFYEGYLASIIVPAGDEAAVGSTIALLAETEAEIEAAKQQAGSMQGGQAAPKAEEKPQATAPAAPEQPAAAPATSNSNGRIVASPRARKLAKELKVDLQTLQGSGPHGRIVAADVEKSVGKAPTPSVAVAAPAAAAPAPAAKPAPAPAAVAAPSGEAVAMNTLQKAVARNMEASLTVPVFRVGYTIATDELDKLYGKIKSKGVTMTALLAKAVAMVLAKHRIVNASYVDGNIQYRSNVNISVAVAMPDGGLITPVLQNADQIDIYSLSRNWKGLVDRARSKQLQPEEYNSGTFTLSNLGMFGVDRFDAILPPGQGGILAIGASRPQVVATPDGMMKVQRQMQVNLTADHRIIYGADAASFLQDLAKLIETDVHSLTL